The following nucleotide sequence is from Oncorhynchus kisutch isolate 150728-3 linkage group LG29, Okis_V2, whole genome shotgun sequence.
ATGAAGGTCTCTGCTAAATTATTaagcttagtgtgtgtgtgtgtgtgtgtgtgtgtgtgtgtgtgtgtgtgtgtgtgtgtgtgtgtgtgtgtgtgtgtgtgtgtgtgtgtgtgtgtgtgtgtgtgtgtgtgtgtgtgtgagagagagagagagagactaaagtgCTCTGACCTTCTCCCCATTTACACATTTTCTCAGGCTCCCAGTGACATCCTTTACCAGTTTCCTGTATCCATGGTGACGGGGAGATTTGTCCAATCAACAGTCAGtattgtgttgtggagaaatgcaGTGTTTCCTGTTTTTCCCACCACCTTCTTCCCATTTTTGTAGGGTGGATTTCTTTGTTTGTGACCTGGAAAGCTACAGAGAGTTCTTACAGAGCGTCACATATCTAGGATAATCCATTgcttatacatttttttatttaactctaAGATGTAAATATTGTGTTTTGTCTGTTCCTGGAGGCTGTTGCCATAGCGATAACCAAAATCGACTAGTTCGAACATTTTACTAGTTTCCTGTATCCATGGTGACGGGGAGTTTTGTCCAATCGACTGTTGGTATTGTGTGGTGGGGAAATGCAGTGTTTCCTGCTTTTCAAAAGGGCTTCCTCCCATTGGTACAGGGTGGAATTCTTTGTTTGTGTCCTGGAAAGCTACAGTGTCCTTACGGTCTTATGGAGTATCTTTGGCCAGAACCTTAAATAAGAAGTAAGTAACATTTTGCTGATTAACACACTTTTTTGGGGTGAATCCAAGCTTTTAACGCTGCACAGTTGACTCAGTTCGGCTGAATGTTAGATTTTTTATTTGAGTCTGTTGGTCAGTTGTATGCAATGTATACTTTTTAATTTTGACATTTGAAATTCTGTTTTTTTAACTTAACAATTGCTAAATCCTTCATCTTTGTGTTTTAAAGTTTGAGACAACATGAAGCCTTTTCAAGCAAACTGCTTTGACGCTCAGTGCTGCCTCCATCCGTCACTACCAACAGTCCTTGAGTAACAGACATTACACCACCCCTCTGGTGACTGAACCAGGGAACCATGCAGAGGCCACAGGTTACTGGTGGCACCCCGCTACAGATCCCACCACAGCCTGTACCCAAGAACAGGCACCCCATCCTCCTGTACTCCATCCAACCCTTACTGAGGGAGACAGTTATCAGTAAGGAAGGCCACCCCCATCCCCAGCCTGACTCCCCCCAGACCTGTGGCACTCAAGGCGCAGGCCAGAGCTGCTGGAGCCTGGATGTGAGAGTGGCCGTGCTGCTGGTGATCGTGGCTGGAGCTCTGATACTGATCCTGCTCTACAGACTCCTCCAGCTGAGGCACAGACTGAGGCTGGCCCAGGCTCGACATGCCCTGGAGTACTACAGTTTCTACCACACCGCCACCTACACCCTCAAGGACCCCAGGCTGCCCCGGATACTGGCCACGAATGGAGATGCTATAGAGGTCACCCCTGTGGCTAACCCTGTGGCCCCTATTGTTGTCACCCCAGTACCACCTCCACCGGTCTCCCCACCACccactcttcccctccctccaccccccatcTTGTCTCTACCCCCTCGcctacctccccctcctctactgcctccaccccttctcccactctcttcctcactctctctccctctgcccctgcccaTCATCCACACCACCCCACCTAGCCCTCACCAGTCCTGGGGCGCCAGCTCGGATGCAGAGGTGTACTCTCGGATCGGAGCGTTCAGACCATCCAGGCTGTCCAGCCTCAGCCACTCACAGGTCATCCTGTTTGAACATTCCTCTCTCTGACATCTTCTCTGGATATTCCACATTAAGAGCATTCCGCTTTGTGGCTGCTTCTATCACTTCTGTGAGAATTCTATAACCTATTTTAATGTTCTGAAT
It contains:
- the LOC109874037 gene encoding sine oculis-binding protein homolog; this translates as MQRPQVTGGTPLQIPPQPVPKNRHPILLYSIQPLLRETVISKEGHPHPQPDSPQTCGTQGAGQSCWSLDVRVAVLLVIVAGALILILLYRLLQLRHRLRLAQARHALEYYSFYHTATYTLKDPRLPRILATNGDAIEVTPVANPVAPIVVTPVPPPPVSPPPTLPLPPPPILSLPPRLPPPPLLPPPLLPLSSSLSLPLPLPIIHTTPPSPHQSWGASSDAEVYSRIGAFRPSRLSSLSHSQVILFEHSSL